Genomic DNA from Verrucomicrobiota bacterium:
CGCGCGCCCGTCCCTCCTCCTCGAGCGCCTCAGCAAAGCGGAGCGTGGCGCTGTGCTCCATGGCGGAAACCACCAGGGCCTCTCGTTTTGGCTGCAAGCGAAGACAAGACTCCAGGGCCGCCTGGGTCGCTTCGGTGGCCCCGCCGGTAAAGACCACTTCCCTTGGCTGCGTCTGCAAAAGAGCGGCCACCTGCTCTCGTGCCTTCTCTAGGGCGGCCCGCGCTCGCCGAGCCAAGCGGTAAGAAGAAGAGGGATTGCCAAACTCTTCTCTCAAAAAGGGCAACATCGCCTCCAAGGCCGCCGGCGCGAGCGGGGTCGTGGCGTTGTGATCGAGATAAATCATCCGCAAAAGAACAACCAAAAAGCCCTCCACCCAAAAAGAAAAGACCCCCCCGCCCAAAGCCCCCCTCCCAAATTCCGAATTCCACATTCCCCCTTCCGGATTCTCCATTCCCCCTTCATACTCCTCCATGACCCGTCCGCAGACCCGACTGCTGCTCGCCATCGCGTCCTTCCTGCTTCTTTGCCTCTCCCTCTGGTGGTCGCACGGCTTCTACCAGCGATTGCAAGCGAGCGACGGAGGAGAGCCAAGACTCTTCCGGCTGAGCGACCGGATCTCAACCCTCGAAGTGGTCCAAGACGAAAGCGGCCAACGATTCTTCTCCTTCGAAAGTTCGGAGGGGCCATCCGTGCTCCTCCACCCCGAAGTCTTCGCCGAACAAGTCCAGCAAAGCCAAGAGGAACGCCTCCGCGGCGGCTGGGTCTTTCGCGCGCTCGACATCACGGCCCTGACCGGCCTCTTTTGGGTTGGCCTCGGACTTCTGGGACAATTTCTCTTCACCGGCCGCATGATCGTGCAATGGCTCGCAAGCGAGAAGCAAAAACGTTCCGTGGTGCCGACAGCCTTCTGGTGGATGAGCCTGGGCGGTTCCTCGCTCCTCATCATCTACTTCACCTGGCGAGTGGACATCGTCGGCATCCTCGGCCAATCCACCGGCTGGTTCATCTACCTGCGCAATCTCTGGTTCATTTACAAAAAACCCTGAGGGGAAAAGCGGTCCGATTCACTGGGAGAACGGACGCATCTCTTTCACGTCCGCCCGCCCCTCCTCATACCAAGCTGCAGAATTGGCTGGTAGAATGGCCGAGTGGATTTCGGGCCAGACCAAGGCGCGACGAGGGCGCGGTGCGGGCACCGTAACCGAGGAGCAACGCTGGGCTGGCTCGAAAGACACCGGCTCTTCCTTCCCCGCGCTTCAGCGCCTCTTCCCCACACCTCCTCCCCTCCATTCTTCCAGTGAATTCTGGAGGTTGGTATCACTGCGCTGAGGGCC
This window encodes:
- a CDS encoding lipid-A-disaccharide synthase N-terminal domain-containing protein is translated as MTGLFWVGLGLLGQFLFTGRMIVQWLASEKQKRSVVPTAFWWMSLGGSSLLIIYFTWRVDIVGILGQSTGWFIYLRNLWFIYKKP